Proteins co-encoded in one Euleptes europaea isolate rEulEur1 chromosome 1, rEulEur1.hap1, whole genome shotgun sequence genomic window:
- the LOC130490265 gene encoding SCAN domain-containing protein 3-like has translation MKMQWQRTTSGEAPKVIVKAPQVLQTGSIGEFLRRRPGDLMHQQAGEVSLSLAQWEAQWQEFLRTVENPKTGWGITHLAENPSPWEDAKAFLASFERVAEACQWPQEEWATRLLPALSGEAEQAFNDLDVRDREDYRKVKAAIFQGDALSREKQREEFRRFCYQEAEGPRGAYSRLRKMCLGWLRVENHSKEQILELLILEQLLSILPPEIQSWVRERGPETCSQAVALAEDFLSRQEQQVPLEEAAGSGSEAGQAPSESEQRHPLMAVKEEEDGEPSLVGEEGGS, from the exons ATGAAAATGCAGTGGCAAAGGACAACTTCAGGGGAGGCACCAAAGGTGATAGTAAAAGCCCCACAAGTTCTTCAGACTGGAAGTATCGGAGAATTCCTTCGAAGGAGACCAGGAGATTTGATGCATCAGCAAGCAGGGGAGGTTTCCCTTTCCCTCGCACAGTGGGAAGCCCAGTGGCAGGAGTTCCTCAGGACAGTGGAAAACCCTAAAACTGGGTGGGGAATCACACATTTGGCAGAGAATCCTTCCCCCTGGGAGGATGCCAAGGCCTTTCTGGCCTCCTTTGAGCGAGTAGCCGAAGCCTGTCAGTGGCCCCAGGAAGAGTGGGCGACCCGACTCCTGCCAGCTCTCAGTGGAGAAGCTGAGCAGGCCTTTAACGATCTGGATGTCAGAGACAGAGAGGATTATAGGAAGGTGAAGGCAGCCATCTTCCAAGGGGATGCCCTAAGCCGAGAGAAGCAGCGTGAAGAGTTCAGGCGTTTCTGCTACCAGGAGGCCGAGGGGCCAAGAGGGGCTTACAGCCGACTGCGGAAAATGTGCCTTGGATGGCTGAGAGTGGAAAATCACAgcaaggagcagatcctggagctCTTGATCCTGGAGCAGCTGCTGAGCATCTTGCCCCCAGAGATCCAGAGCTGGGTGAGGGAGAGAGGCCCCGAGACCTGCTcccaggcagtggccctggctgaggactTCCTCTCAAGGCAGGAGCAACAG GTGCCCTTGGAGGAGGCAGCTGGGAGTGGCTCTGAGGCAGGCCAGGCTCCATCTGAGAGTGAGCAGAGGCATCCCTTAATGGCTGtcaaggaagaggaggatggaGAGCCCAGCCTGGTTG GTGAGGAAGGTGGCAGCTAA